The proteins below come from a single Mercenaria mercenaria strain notata chromosome 3, MADL_Memer_1, whole genome shotgun sequence genomic window:
- the LOC128555443 gene encoding uncharacterized protein LOC128555443, protein MQKIGIQGKMLKAIRSLYTDVRCAVKINNFTTDWFNVDIGLKQGCLLSTTAFNIYINDLSKQLEHLNKGINVDGRIICHLFYADDLVLIAESEEELQGLMDVLSGWCSRNRMSVNMDKTKVMHFRNNSVSRSDFVFKLNDTVVDYVEQYKYLGLMLNETLDYSKPAKYVAQSATRALGLLISKFKLLGGMPFDVYTELYDTMVWPVISYGAAIWGTREYSAVNAVHHRACRFYLGVGKYTSNAAVTGDMGWLPPSIRQWKSVLGHWFRLNRMDNSRINNKVFKWSYRLRKQTKNWCCNIENIVQKSLNRVLVIDNVYSKSERYDTVHSLQTCLFIKFKEKWQSCINSETGVSGRNSGNKLRQYIQIY, encoded by the coding sequence ATGCAGAAAATAGGTATACAGGGTAAAATGTTGAAAGCTATAAGGTCGTTGTATACTGACGTGAGGTGTGCCGTTAAGATAAATAATTTTACAACTGACTGGTTCAATGTAGATATTGGCTTAAAGCAAGGATGTCTCTTATCAACGACCGCCTTTAACATCTATATCAATGATCTCAGTAAACAGCTAGAGCACTTAAATAAAGGTATAAACGTAGACGGAAGAATAATTTGCCATCTCTTCTATGCGGACGATCTAGTACTTATCGCCGAAAGTGAAGAAGAACTCCAGGGGCTTATGGATGTTCTATCAGGTTGGTGTTCTCGTAACAGGATGTCAGTAAACATGGACAAAACTAAAGTGATGCATTTCCGTAATAATTCTGTATCAAGAAGtgactttgtttttaaattgaatGACACAGTTGTAGATTATGTCGAGCAGTATAAATATCTCGGATTAATGCTGAACGAAACACTAGACTATTCTAAACCAGCGAAATATGTTGCTCAGTCTGCAACCAGAGCTCTTGGTTTGCTAATTAGTAAATTCAAACTACTGGGCGGAATGCCTTTCGACGTTTATACTGAACTTTACGACACGATGGTATGGCCAGTGATAAGTTACGGAGCTGCAATCTGGGGGACAAGAGAATACTCTGCCGTTAATGCTGTGCATCATAGGGCTTGCCGATTTTACTTGGGAGTTGGGAAGTATACTTCAAACGCGGCTGTGACAGGGGATATGGGGTGGCTTCCTCCCAGTATTCGTCAATGGAAGTCTGTGCTTGGGCATTGGTTCCGGTTAAACCGAATGGACAATTCCAGAATTAACAACAAGGTGTTTAAGTGGTCATATAGACtaaggaaacaaacaaaaaactggtGCTGTAATATAGAAAACATAGTGCAAAAGTCGTTAAATCGCGTTCTTGTGATAGATAATGTTTATAGTAAAAGTGAAAGATATGATACTGTTCACTCACTGCAAACTTGCTTATTTATTAAATTCAAGGAAAAATGGCAATCATGTATTAACTCAGAGACTGGAGTCAGTGGCCGTAACAGTGGCAATAAACTTAGACAAtatatacagatttattga